The DNA window AAAAGAAGGGCTAAGAACCGGCCAGGAAACTGTGCGACGCTTCTGGCGATTCCCTTTCGCGCGGGGATCCCTGGCAACTCCAGGCAAACGGAGGCGGCACACCTCAGTCTACCAGGCCAGACGTTTTTACCCGAATTACCTTCCGGGTCGCCGCCGGGACAAGGTCGGCGCGGCGGGATTCGCTTCACACTTCGTCCGGATTGTATAATAATAAGGGGATAGGATCGTTTTCGGCGACGGCGCCTGCGATCCAGAAGCGATACCCTGGCTACTGCGTCGGTTCGCCCCCATGTAGCCAGTTACGACCACCGACGCGACCGTTTCGCCCTGGCGCAGGGCGAACCCCCTTTGAGCACTTCAAAACAGGATCTCTTCGGAAGCCGAATGGGAATTCGTTTTTTATGCCCCAACGGGCATCGACTCAACGTGAAGACCTTCCTGGCCGGAAAACGCGGTCTTTGTCCGCATTGCGGCGAAGGCGTGGATATTCCGCTGGAAAGCCAGATCGAGTCGCGGAAAAAGAAACGCTCCACCGCCGTCGGCGCGAACGGCGGTTCTCCTCCCGATGAACAGGACGACGATCCGGACGAGGCCCAGTCCATACCGACTCTTTCCCCCTCGCGACCTTTAGTACTTCCCCAGGCGGCCGACTCCACGGCGCCCGCCGCGGCCCAAACGCCCGTTCTCCCGAAACCAACTCCGGCAACTGCTTCCAAGCCCGCTCCCGCTTCGACACCGGAAGCAACTGCGTCTTCTGCTGCTCCGGCGCCATCGTTGCCTGCGACGCCGGCCCCTGCATTCACTCCTGCCGCGTCCTCGACCCCTGCACCTCCGCCGTCGAGCCCGGCGGCTGCCGACCCGATTGACGAGTCGCCCGCCGCAGTCTGGTATGTGCGGCCCGTTTCCGGCGGCCAATTTGGCCCGGCCGTGGGCGAAGTGATGCGTAAATGGATCCAGGAGGGTCGGGTCAGCGGCGACTCGCTTGTGTGGCGGGAAGGCTGGGAGGAATGGATCCTGGCCGAAACGATCTTCCCCTCCCTGCAGGAATCGGCCCCCTCCACGCCGTCGATCTCGGTCAGCCCATCCCCCCAGGGACGTCCGTCCACGGAGGTTCCCCATGCCGAGCCGCGCGGCGCCAGTAGTTTCTCGCCGTATCGCCGCCCGCCGAACCAGTCCAACTCGATGCGACTGGCGATCGTCATTCTGCTGGGCGTGATCAGCCTGGCGCTGCTGGGCGTGCTGGCCTGGGTCATTACCAGTCGGTCGTCCGCTCCCGCCGCTCCGGCTCCGGCGGCTGTCCGCTTGCATCCGACCGTCCCGGTTCTGGTCCGTCCGGCCTGAGCAAGACCCGCCCTGCCCTGCCGCTTTGCTGGTCCCGCCTGCATCCACCAGGGACGACTCCGGGAACAAATCGGGGCCAATTCCGTAAAATGTAAGGGCTCGGGGTCCGACTTTGCCGCCTCTGCCGGTCGTCGGCGGCTGCGGATCGGCTAGAATCATCCTCATCCCTGGTTTAGTTTGCCTCAATCTGTTTGCTGGAGAGAAAACATGTCGGAGCAGGACCCTGGCTCGCCGCACCACGCCAATCGAGCTTTCTACGACCGGATCGCCCATTCTTACGACGCCCTGGCCGATTCCAACGAGCACCGCGCCCGCGAAGCAGGCCAGGCCGCGCTCGCCCTGCAGCCGGGAGAAAAAGTGCTGGAGATCGGTTTCGGCACTGGCAATTCGCTGATCCAGCTGGCCGAAGCGGTCGGCGAAACCGGCTCCGCCCATGGCATTGATATCTCCTCGGGGATGCGCGATGTCACCCAGAAAAAGCTGGAAGAACGCGGCCTGACCGACCGGGTGTCGCTGGAACTGGGCGACGCTCGCCAGTTACCGTACGACGACAATTCTTTCGACGCGGTCTTTACCAGCATGACGCTGGAGTTGTTCCCGCTGGAAGATATCCCGCTGGTGCTGGCCGATGTCCGACGCGTGCTGCGATCCGGCGGCCGGTTCGGCGTGGTTTCCATGGCGACCGTCCACGAAGGCGAACACGACAGCATGCTGGAGAGCGCCTACAAGTGGTTCCACCGCCACTTCCCCCATATCGTCGATTGCCAGCCGATCGACGTCGAAAAGTTCGTCCAGGAGGCCGGCTTCCAGGTGGATCAGGTCGTCAACATGGAAATCTGGACGATGCCGGTGCGGGCCGTGATTGGCGTCAATCCGTAAAGAGTCCTGGTTCTCCGTCGTCCCCGGCAGGGGGCAATTTCGCGAGAAATCACGAACCTCCCCTGCCCCGCCTGCGACTTTGCCGGTCGGGCTGTTAAAATCAAGTCCCACGGCGACGCTCCCTGGGTCCTGCTTTCCCGCCGCTTTGCCAGTGCTCCCCTCCTGCAGCTCCATTGAAATCATAGTCCGATGACGAAACGTACTCTCGAAACCCTTCGCAATATTGGCGTGATCGCCCACATCGACGCCGGCAAGACGACCGTCACCGAGCGGATGCTGTACCTGTCTGGCGCTTCGCACAAGGTTGGCCAGGTCGACAAGGGGACGACCATCACCGACGACGATCCCGAAGAGGCGGATCGCGGCATCACCATTTATTCCGCGTGCGTTACGTTCGACTGGAACAAATCCCACGTCAACTTGCTGGATACCCCCGGCCATGTGGACTTCACCGCCGAGGTGGAACGCTGCCTGCGAGTCCTCGATGGAGCCGTGGTGGTGTTTAGCGCCCGCGAAGGGGTCGAAGCCCAGAGCGAAACCGTCTGGCGCCAGGCCAACAAGTACGGCGTCCCCCGGATCGCCTTTATCAACAAGCTGGATCGCGAAGGCGCCGGGTTTGAACGCGTCTTTAACGAACTGAACCGACGCCTGGGCGCCACGCCCGTCGCCATTTCGATCCCCTACGGACAAGGGCCCGAACATGTCGAAAACCCGTTCCGCGGGATCATCGACCTGATCGAAATGAAGCTGCTGACCTTCGACAAAGAATCGCTTGGCAAACAGTTCGAAGTCAGCGAGATCCCGGAAGAAATGCTCGACGAAGCCCAGGTCTGGCGGGAAACCATGATCGAAAAGCTGTATGAATACAGCAACGAAATGATGGAACTGGCGCTCCAGGAAGAACCGATCCCGATCCCCCTGATCCGCAAGGTGCTGCGCGAGGCCACCCTGGCGATGCAGATCCAGCCGCTGCTGTGCGGTTCGGCCCTGCACGGCATCGGCGTGCAAACGGTGCTCAACGCGGTCGAACACTATCTGCCCAGCCCGCTCGATCGTCCCGCAGTGAAAGGATTCAATCCCTTCCAGAAGGACAAGAAAACGGGCGAGCCGGCGATCGAAGAACGCGGCCCCAACAACGAAGATCCGTTCTGCGCCCTGGTCTTCAAAATCATTCCCGAAAGAACCGCCGACAACTACTGGGTCCGCGTCTACTCGGGCGAACTCAAACAGAACTCCCGCGTTTCCAACCCAGGCAAGGAACTCAAAGAAAACGTGTCGCAATTGTGGCAACTGCGGGCCAGCAAAAAGAACCCCCAGGGCCAGATCGAGAAAGTCGGCGCCGGCGATATTGTCTGCCTGATCGGCCCCCGCCACTCCATCACCGGCGATACGCTGTGCGATCCCAAACACCCGATCGTGCTGGAAGCGATCGAGTTTCCCAAAACGGTCATCTCGATGGCGATTGAACCCGAGAACACGGCCGAACGGAAAAAGCTCGGCGAAATGCTCGAAATGCTTAAACGCCAGGACCCCACGTTCCAGGCAGTTGAGAACGAAGAAACCGGACAGACGCTCATCAGCGGCATGGGCGAGCTCCACCTGGACATCATCAAGAACCGACTGCTCCGCGACTTCAAACTGAATGTCAAAGTTCACAAGCCGCGCGTCAGCTACCGCGAAACGGTCAGCAAAGCGACCGAAACCGTCGGCGAATGCCATCGCATCGTCGGCGGCGCGCAACTGTTCGCCAAAGTCAAACTGCGGATCGAACCCAACACCGAATCCGATAAGCCCGTCACCCTCATCAACGCCTGCCCGCCCGAATCCCTGTCGGCCGATCTGGTCACGGCCGTGATGGAACAGCTCAAAGCCAAAGGCGAAGGCGGCGGCCTCAGCAGCTTCCCGCTGTCCAAGCTCAAAGTCACCTTCCTGGGCGGAGAAACCCGCGAAGAAGGCTCCAACGAAATGGCCTTCAGCATCGCCGCTTCGGAAGCGTTTGAACACGCTCTCCGCGCGGCCGGTCCCGTGCTGCTGGAACCGGTCATGAAACTGCAGATCACCACGCCTGAAGACTACTACGGCGATTTCGTGAACGACATCCAGAAACGCCGGGGGATGATCTCAGAAACCGAGCAGCGGGGCGAAGTCACCGTGATCGAAGCGCACGTGCCGCTGGTGGAACTGTTCGGCTATTCCGATTCGATGCGCAGCCTCAGCCAGGGCCGCGGCGGCGCCTCGATGCAGCCGCACGAATACCAGCCCGCCCCGCCCGAAGTCGGCCGCGAGTACGGCATCACCAGCTAACCCGGCCCATAGCACGTCGCTTTTTGCAGAGTTCACCGCCGGAAACTCAAGAGGACAGGAAGAGAACAGAGAGCGTTCTTCAAGGTCGACCAATGGCCGCCGCCAACGAAACTCACTTGAACTCTTCCCCCTCTCTGCTTTTCCTCTGCGGCGTTCTGCGAACTCTGCGGTGAATCTCTACTTTGAGAAAAGTTCACCTCGCGGGACGACCTTCCGCCTCTACACATTCGCCCGGCAGCCTTTAATGGGCATGCCCTTCGTGGGCGTGGTCGTGTTCATCATGGGCGTGATGATCGATCTTGCCGACATAGGGCTTTCCGTCGATCGTCACATTCAGCCGGCCTTTGGTTTCTTCGCCGTGCTCCAGCGCTTCCAGAACCGACTCATTCACCAGCTGGAACTGCGAAGCCAGCCCCTCCGCGGCGCCGACTGCTTCCATTGAAAACTGCTGCGGCGAACCGTCGACCACCAGGTTCAATATGACCGCGTCCACGCCGATGGGCGTCTCTTTTTTGGCCGTGCTGTCCAGGATGTAGATCGTCACGGTGTGCGTCTTGTCGTCGTGCAGCAGTTCGGCGTGGTACTCCTCATTCCCCAGCTCGATCAAATGCCCTTCGTGCGGACCTTCCGACGGATGTTCATGGGCGCCCCCGGCCAGCGGCGGCGGATCTTTCGGCAGGGACCCCGTCTTGGGGTCCGAACAGCCCGACAGCGAAATCACGGCGACCGCCAGCAAGGCGGCCGCTACAGGGAAAGGTAAACAAAGCATCTTTAACTCCTCAGTCATGTGACTCATGGAAACAGAAAAATCCGGCGCCGGGTTTCCCCGGCGTCGGTAACAGAAAGTGGAAGCGTCCGGCGGACTAATGCGTGTGGTTCACCTCAAAGCGCAGCGCCTTGAGCCAGCTTTCCCACTTGTGCGCGGCCGCATGGTCGGGGAAATCGACCTCGCGCCATTCGCGACAGCGGTAGGTCAAGTCCACATGCCCGCCGTGATCATCAAGCTGGGTTTCACAGCCCAGCTGCTGCATGGTTTCGTGATACTGTTTGGCGACTTTCGCATCGTCCAGATGCAAGGTTCGCTGTTCGGTCAGACGATACTGCACGACCTCTTTCCCGGCCGCTTCCGCCGACGAAATCAGACCCAGCACCAGCACCGCAGTCGCGGCGCAACAAGGAATCGAACTGACAAGACGTGACATAAGACGTTCTCCTGAAAAGAAAATCGGTTCCATTCATTTCCCAGCGAGACCCAACAGGCCATCGCCCTCCC is part of the Lignipirellula cremea genome and encodes:
- a CDS encoding class I SAM-dependent methyltransferase, whose amino-acid sequence is MSEQDPGSPHHANRAFYDRIAHSYDALADSNEHRAREAGQAALALQPGEKVLEIGFGTGNSLIQLAEAVGETGSAHGIDISSGMRDVTQKKLEERGLTDRVSLELGDARQLPYDDNSFDAVFTSMTLELFPLEDIPLVLADVRRVLRSGGRFGVVSMATVHEGEHDSMLESAYKWFHRHFPHIVDCQPIDVEKFVQEAGFQVDQVVNMEIWTMPVRAVIGVNP
- the fusA gene encoding elongation factor G; its protein translation is MTKRTLETLRNIGVIAHIDAGKTTVTERMLYLSGASHKVGQVDKGTTITDDDPEEADRGITIYSACVTFDWNKSHVNLLDTPGHVDFTAEVERCLRVLDGAVVVFSAREGVEAQSETVWRQANKYGVPRIAFINKLDREGAGFERVFNELNRRLGATPVAISIPYGQGPEHVENPFRGIIDLIEMKLLTFDKESLGKQFEVSEIPEEMLDEAQVWRETMIEKLYEYSNEMMELALQEEPIPIPLIRKVLREATLAMQIQPLLCGSALHGIGVQTVLNAVEHYLPSPLDRPAVKGFNPFQKDKKTGEPAIEERGPNNEDPFCALVFKIIPERTADNYWVRVYSGELKQNSRVSNPGKELKENVSQLWQLRASKKNPQGQIEKVGAGDIVCLIGPRHSITGDTLCDPKHPIVLEAIEFPKTVISMAIEPENTAERKKLGEMLEMLKRQDPTFQAVENEETGQTLISGMGELHLDIIKNRLLRDFKLNVKVHKPRVSYRETVSKATETVGECHRIVGGAQLFAKVKLRIEPNTESDKPVTLINACPPESLSADLVTAVMEQLKAKGEGGGLSSFPLSKLKVTFLGGETREEGSNEMAFSIAASEAFEHALRAAGPVLLEPVMKLQITTPEDYYGDFVNDIQKRRGMISETEQRGEVTVIEAHVPLVELFGYSDSMRSLSQGRGGASMQPHEYQPAPPEVGREYGITS
- a CDS encoding DUF4339 domain-containing protein, with amino-acid sequence MGIRFLCPNGHRLNVKTFLAGKRGLCPHCGEGVDIPLESQIESRKKKRSTAVGANGGSPPDEQDDDPDEAQSIPTLSPSRPLVLPQAADSTAPAAAQTPVLPKPTPATASKPAPASTPEATASSAAPAPSLPATPAPAFTPAASSTPAPPPSSPAAADPIDESPAAVWYVRPVSGGQFGPAVGEVMRKWIQEGRVSGDSLVWREGWEEWILAETIFPSLQESAPSTPSISVSPSPQGRPSTEVPHAEPRGASSFSPYRRPPNQSNSMRLAIVILLGVISLALLGVLAWVITSRSSAPAAPAPAAVRLHPTVPVLVRPA